The nucleotide sequence ATAAAAACCATCGTCAGATACATCTCGGCGTCGATAGGGTGCTGGCCAAAGAGCTGGTTACCATAACTCGCAACGAGAATACCAACAAACCCGCTGTATAACCCCATCATGGTGGATTTAAGGGATGGGTTACGTAATCGTATTATGTTTCGGAAGCCGATGACACAGATAATTAAAAGCGAGATAAGGTGAAAAACGAGCCCAACGATCCCGCTTTCTACCCATATTTTTACGTACCAGCTGTCCAGAGCGACCTGCCCGAGGAACGAATCGGGCGCAAACCGGTGGCCCCAGTCCCCCCCGACCCAACTCCTCCGCCAAAGGGTTTATCGGCCATGTAGCCCGCCAGCAGAATCTGGTTATTAATCCGGATCAGCAGCGAGGGGTCCTCCATATTAAGAGCACTTCGCATACGCAGAATCTGGTAATTGCCTTGGCCAATCCGGGTGAAAACGAGCAGACTAAAAGCTATAGTCAGCACGGTAAGACCTGTAATCAGCAGGGGCACGTTCCGGCGCAGCAACAGGTAAATCGGCCCACCTACGAAGATAATAAATAGCGGACCGCGCGTACCAGCGATAGCGAACCCCCAGAAGCAGATGAGTGCCAGAAGAAGATACAGGACGCGTTTCAGCATGGTTTTTGATTCCAGCACCATAATCCCGGCAAACAAAGAGACGTGGGCCATACTGGCGCCGAACTGGCCAGCATCCGTATAGAAGGAGAAGGCCCGGAACTGCTTACCAAACAGAAGGTGGGTTTTGTAACCGACCTCATTCAGCCACTGCTGCTCACCCGGCAGCAGACCAATATAATACTGGCGGAAACTCCATAACGCTCCCAGCACCGACCAGAATAACCAGCATTTAACGAGCCAATACAGATGTTTGGGATCATTAATGAGCAGGAGCCCGGCCGTAACCACCATCAGCCAGTAAAGCGATAAGCCCCGAACCGCAAAGAACCAGGCCACCTGACTTGGGGCGCGCGTATTGAAAAAAAGCAGTATCGTGTACATAAACCACACCAGTACCAGATAAAAAACCGGGTGATGTAGTCGCCGTTCGCCCGTGCGTCTGACGGAGAAGAAGATGCCGATAAAAATCAGCACCAGCATCAGGTCAATGGATAAACCGTAAGGTGCATCGGGTAGAAACCGGCTTATGCCCAGAACAAAGAAATTGATATTGAAATAGATCATCAGCCCCGCCATTGGATTGGTGAAGCAGATGCCCGCCACAACCAGTGCCGAAGGCAGAACAATCAGCATGGCCAGGGCCGCTACTTTACCAACAGCTACAAAGGCACCAACCAAAATAGCAGCGGCTGTTCCGATGACAGCTAGTTTAACTTCACGGCCCGTTGGAACGGGTAAGTATTCAACGCGCAAATTCATGACGAACACGGTTTACTAATTGGCCTCCCTGTTGCAGACCGACGCGCATAGCTGTCGGCAGCGATACGGCCGCGTAGGGTTTCATCATTCGAAATCCCATCAGCAGCCCGACCAGAAAGGTAGCAATGGACACAAAGGCCACACTCGCTACAGATTTGAATAGATAAAGCGCAATGACATCGCCAACAATATTGACGATGAGCATGAGAATGACTTTCTGGAGATTTCGGTGTGGATGGCCCAGAGCGTCCAGCCCTACACCTGAATAACGCTCGAGTGGCACTAGGGCCGCATAAATCATAAAGAAGCGCAGCACCATGACACTATCGCCAAAGCCTTCGCCCCCCAGCAGTCGAACCAGCGGCTCGGCAAAAATAAATCCGCCCAGAGCGATTGGAAGCAGTGCGATCCAGAGTTGTCCGGCAAACCGGTGAAATTCATCAGCGAAGTGCGCTAGCTTTTGCTGCTGATGCAGAGCGGCTAACTGAGGAATAGCGGTAATGACGATACTGCGGGTTGGCATTTCGACCAGTTCCAGCAGCCGCTGCGGAACGGTATAGAGCGTTACAGCGGCTGGTCCTAACCAGGCAGCAATCAGGAAGGTATCCGAACTGCGGAGCAGATTTGACAGCAGCAATGTACCGGTACTGAACTTGCCAAACTGAAACAACGCCCGCCGTTCGGTAGAGGTACCCTGGAAAAAGTCGCGGAGCCGACTACCTCTGATGAGCACCGTGCCCACGCTGATCGTACCATAGGCAATCGTGTAGGAAGCATAAAGCCAGCTGCTGGTCAGTTCGTGAAATTGCCAGTAACCGATGCCAATCAGCATTAGCTGCAAAAACTGGATGCCGGGCCGGATAAGTTGAATGGGGGCAAAGCGAGAACGGGCGTGCCAGAACCACATACTGTGAGATGCGGGCATTGAAACAACCGCCAGGAGCAGAAACCAGCCTATGGCGCCCCCTCCGCCAATATTTACCGAATCAGCAGAAAGCCAGCCTAGCCGTACGGCCTGCGGCAGTGCCAGTAAAACCAGCCCCAATAAGACTACCAGGCTGGCTGTCAGCATTGCGCTTAGTTGCCAGGCCGCGCCTACCCAGCGTCGGAAACTTGTTTCATTATCGGTATCCGTAGCGGTGTGTCGGATCAGGCCGTTCAGAATGAACCCATTTCGAACAACGTCGAATAGCGTGAAAAAAGCCAGAAACAGCGTCCAGAGACCAAACTCTTCTTTGGTCATGAGACGGGCCAACAAGCCGAGCGATATGAGGCCCAGCGCAGCCGAGGTGCCGTTACCGAGTAGCGAAACAACCGCGTTGCGCCGGATTAATTTACCCAGCCGTTGTAAGGATAAGTCCATTTACAGAAGAGTGAAGTGAAAGGCTCATTGTGTGTAGTGGGTTATGGCAAGGAAATACTCGCCATAACCCACTACACACAATGAAGCCACCAATAACTTAGGCCGATTTAACGACGGCCGTTGACGACGGTGCCGGAGGTAAAGCTGGCCGGTGCAGGCTTGTCTCGGTGGCTGGCAGGGCATCTACCAGCACCATGTCGATCCGGTTTAACACGCCCAGAACGCAGCCGTTGTGCGAAGCCCGGCGATACAAGTCGGTGAGAGACTGATCTGTTTTGGTCCAGACAGACTGCGCGTCGATAACTACCAGCGATACACTGCTCTGCACCGCTAAGTGGGCAGGGATGGCCGTTTCCATGAGGCTTGGCAGCTCAAGGAAAATATAGTCGTAGTCCGTTGGAATTAAATCGCTGTGGCCTTCAATTAAACTCTCTGCGCGTTGCGTATCCACGAAATCGTCCTGTACCGCGTAAGGAATCACCTGTACCCGCGATAAGCCCGGCGTTGCGGTTTCATCGGGAATAAGGGCGCTGCCTTCCGGATACAGATACGCCACCCGGTGGCCCGCCATGGCAAATTTGGCGCTGAGTGCATTACCAACCCAAGTTTTTCCCTGGGCCGGACGGGTACTCAAAATAGTGATCAGGTGCGGCTGCGGGCGACTTTGCTGACTTAACTCAACTACAACCGCCGACCGAAGCTGCTCAATCATAGAGTGCTTCATCGAACGCAAGCGATTGACGAACCGGCCATGAATGAGCGGGAAGGCGGCTGCCAGCGACAAACCGGTAATCTGCTCGGCGCGCTCGGGGTTCTGAATCCGGTTGTTCATCCAGGTACGGAGCGACAGCATCAGGATTACCAGGAAAAGCATTCCAACAAATGAACCGATGACAATGAGCCAGCGCGTAACGTTAGAAGACTTCTGCGGATAGTCAGGCTTATCGATCATATTGATTGGGCCGGCCATTTCTACGTTCTTCTGCTGAAGCTTAGCCATGTTCAGACCGTTCAGAACCGACATGTATTCTTTCTCGGCCACATCCACTTCTCGACGTAGGTGAATCAACTGGGGGCCCAGCGGAGCCAGTTTCTGAATAGAGGCATCATAATCGTTCAGGTGCTTCTGATAAACTTCGAGCCGAGCTGTTGATTCATCATATTCCAGCACTTTCGAGAGCCATTCGGACATAACCGACTCCTGCGGCAACGCATCCGACGAATTTCCTTCAGAGTAATATTTCTGAGCTATGTTCTTCAGGTCTTCCGACAGGCTATTTACCCGGGCCTGTAACACATCAATTACTTTGCGGGGTTGTCCCGTAACTTCGGCGTTGGCCAACCTCTCGCTCGCCGTTGATAGCTCATCCCGCTTGGCGCGGAGCTCACCGCTGGTCAGTAAAAAGCTGGAGCGCTCCTTCAGGCGCTTTTCGAGCGTGGCTACCCCAGCCCGGGCACCCCGGTTACGCATCTGTTCGCGCTGGTAGTCCATCTCGAGCGTGCTCTTGCCGGAAGCGGCTGCTTTAGCCTGTTCATCGTAGTTGACAATCTCGTTACTGGAGCCAAAACTTTGGAGTTTTGCTTCGGCAGCCTGTAGTTTGTTGGCTGCTTCGCGGGTTTTATTCTCGTAAAACTGCACCACCGAACGGGTCTCGGTAGATTTTGAATCCATATACCGGTTGGTAAAGACATCTACCAGCAGGTTAAGTGTTTGCTGGGTTACAGCCGGATCATCCGACTTATAAGCAAGCGAAATAATGTCGGTCATGGTACCTGCCCGCTTGGCAATGAGGTTATCCCCAATACCATCTGCCGAGTACTTGGAGCCCGAGGCTTCCAGCAGATCGGCCAGACCGCTGGCGCCCGGCTGACGGATAAGATTTTCTATTCGCTTCGTGGTCGAATCTACTGACCCGGGCACAACGATCAACCGGCGAAGGCTGTCGCCGACCGTTTCCTGCAGTTCCTTAAATCCTTTGGCGCTCAGCACCATTGGATCGGGCTTTTGAAGCAGCAAGTGCTGTGCCAGGAGCCGACGGCCTACCTGAGCAAGCGTATTGGGCGCTTCGAGCGTTGTAACGATATTATCCAGCGCGTTGGCAATCGCGTAGAAGTCAAGTTTGCCTTTTTCGTCGCTTCGGATAGAATAACTGGAAGCCAGACCTGTATAGAGCGTTGCTTTCGATTCATACTGACCGGCCATGTTCATGGTTAACACATAAACCGTAACGGCCGTGATGAGCGGCAGTGCTAATAGCCAGATCAGGTTTCGCTTAAGTAGTCGGAGGAGCGTAGTTATATTCATAAATTATAAGAAGAACGTTGCTTATCGTTTCAATTCGGACAGAGGTACGCCAACTAAGGTCTCAAGTTCGTAAAAATATTGCGAAAAAGAACCCCGTTGTTCCGCCACACCAGCCTGAGCCTGTGCATACAGGTTGCTGGCGCGGGCAAAGTCGGCCGGGTTGCCCTTACCGTTTTGAAAATCCAGTTCGGCTACGCGAAACGCTACCAGCGTAGCCTGCTCGTCGCGAATCCGGATCTGAAGAATTTTTTGCGCCGTAAGCATACCCTGATACAGCCGGATTAATTCGCGCCGGAACTGCTGACGGGTCACTTCGCGTCTGGCGATGGCGCCCCGATACTCCGAATAAGCCTCCCGCATCCGGTGTTTACGTCCGAAAAGTTCGGCAACCGGAATCTGAATGTGCAGACCTGCACGGTACCCGTTCGTGAGCTGGTATTGGTCGTAGTTATTCAGGGTTCCGGCGGCAAGCAGCGTCTGGTTACCTGTTTGATAGTTGGCAAACGGATAGACATACTGAAGCACAACCGTTCGGGTAAACCGGTACCGTTCGAGCCGGCCTTCAATCGATGCATCGTCTTCCTTTAAACTAGGCGCATTGCGGACACCAATCTGCACCAGACTGTCAAACGGCACCAACTGATCGGCCAAACTGCGCTGAAGGTCAAAATATAGCGTATCGCCTAAAGGCTCTGCGGCTGCACCGGGCTGGGTTGCAGTGGCTTTCTCACTCCCGGAGACCTTGTTTTGAGCCTGTACTTCCCGGGAAATCGCCATAGATACTACCAGAAGTAAAACGGACCTGACTAGAAAGACCGTACAAAAGATAGGACGCCGAAAAGTAAACATACGTTTCCTCATGATACTAATTATAGTAGTTGGAAGAGCAGAATTTAATTTCTTTGTCTGAAAGTTACGGCAAAGCGAGTTAGGTGAATGGAAAATTTAGTAAGCGATGCAGTTTGGTCGGGGGTAAAAGGACGTGATATTGTGGTAGTCGGACTGCAATCATTCGATTCTACGATTGGCAGCAACTGCCGGGATATTGCGGTCGAGTTCGCCAAGGACAATCGCGTTTTATACGTAAATCCGCCATTAGACCGCATTACGGCCTTCCGACGCGATGGATTCCGGGCGTTGCTGGGCGGCACATCAACAACCAATCAGCCCCCTCTTCGGCAGGTTTCGGAACGACTGTGGTCATTTTATCCTACGGTAATACTTGAATCAATAAATCGATTACCCGACGGAGCGCTGTTCGATCAGCTTAATCGACGCAATAACGAACGACTGGCAGCGGCAATCCGGTCGGCCGTAAACGAATTGGGTTTTGAGCGTATTATTCTGTTTAACGACAGCGACATGCTCCGCAGTTTTTACTTGGACGAGTGGTTGAAACCGGAGCTGATGATTTACTATAGCCGCGACAATCTACTGGCGGTTGAGTACTGGCAGCTTCACGGCCTGCGGCTCGAACCGGCCCTGATGAAAAAAGCGACCCTTGTCGCGGCTAATTCAGCTTACCTCGCCCGGCTGGCGGCCGAACACAATCCAAATTCCTTTGATATTGGTCAGGGCTGCGATCTGTCGCGGTTCGATCCGGCTCAGGCGCACGCCATCCCGGCTGATCTAGCCGCTGTGCCGGGACCGCGTATTGGTTACGTAGGCGCCCTGAGCGCCTTACGGCTCGATCTTGCCCTCCTGGAATTTGTGGCGCTTGAACGGCCCGACTGGCAGCTGGTGCTGGTTGGACCGGAAGATGAAACCTTCCGGGCAAGTCGGCTGCATGGCTTACGTAATGTGCATTTTCTGGGCCCGAAACCCGGAGATGAACTGCCTGCTTATCTGTCTCATCTGGACGTGCTGATGAACCCGCAGGAGCTTAACCCTGTTACGGTCGGGAACTACCCACGTAAGATTGATGAGTATCTGGCCATGGGCAAACCGGTGGTGGCTGTCCGGACGGAAGCAATGGCTATGTTTGAGCAGCATGTTTATCTGGCTGATAACCCCGACCAGTTTATTACGCTAACGGAGCGAGCGTTACGTGAAGGTGGCCCGTCCAGTCCGGATGAGGCTATTCACTTTGCCCGGTCCCACACCTGGGCGGCCTCCGTTGCCGCCCTCGGCCAGGCCATACAACAAGTATCACCTCAAACTATGGAAACGGTATGATCGGTTCATTAGGCCAACGTATCAAACAGAACGAACGGTTGAAGTGGTTTGTCCATTATTTGCTGATTCCAAAAGGACAGGCTCGCCCACGCCGGTGGGTAAGCTGGTTTGTGAACCCGTTTATGCATCCGAAAGGCCGGGGTGCGGTAATCCGTTCATCCGTGCGGCTGGATGTACTGCCGTTTCAGCCGTTTCAAATGGGCGAGGGCGCAACCATTGAAGATTACTGCGTGGTCAACAATGGCGTGGGGGCGGTGAGTGTAGGGGCCAACTCCCGGGTTGGGATCGGCTCGGTGATGATTGGCCCCGTTGCTGTCGGAAATGAAGTTATTATTGCCCAGCATGTAGTTATGTCGGGGCTGAACCATTCGTACGAAGATATCCAGAAGCCAATCCGGAAGCAACCCGTTACCAAGGCCGAGGTTGTTATTGAGGATGAATGCTGGATTGGCGCGAATGCCGTTGTGACGGCGGGCGTTCGCGTTGGCCACCACTCGGTCGTGGCTGCCGGGAGCGTCGTTACGAAAAACGTACCGCCTTATTCTGTCGTGGTTGGTAACCCGGCGCGGGTTATCAAACAATATGATTCCGACAAGAAAGAGTGGGTGAAGGTAAAACCCGTTAATGGCACGGCGCAATTCAACGGGAACGGGGCTACCTCTGCCGAGTCACCGATGGTGAAACTGTCCCAGAACGGGGTTCCGGTCATTGCCGGATTATAAAAAGCTAGACGAAAAAAAGGTTTACGTCAATACTATCGGCTATTACAGGGTCACTGGCTCGATAATCGGCCTGCTTCATAACTTGCTTCCTGATCCGTTCGTTGAGTAGGCATACCAGGTAACTAGCTCATGAAACGGATCCTATTGCTTCTCTCTTTGCTGTGTACTCCCGGGTTGGCTATTAGCGCCCTGGCGCAAAGCAACCAATCGCCAGCTAGGCAGCAGTCAACATCGGTCCAGGATAACCGACAAGCTAACCCGCCCCGGCCAAAGTTCAGCAAGCCAAGCCAACGTCCGAGGCCGGATACGACGTCACCTAAAAACCGGAGGCAACGGCGCCTGCCGCCCGATTCTTTACGTCGGGGTGGCGCAACGCGGGTCGATACGGTCCGGTGATTGGGGATAATTGACACGTCAACGCTTTCGCTATGCGCTGGTTTCCGATTCCGCCATTCGATTTTGTTATTTTTCTGCTGATGGTGCTGGCTTTTGGCTTATTGATGTGGATTCAGTGGCGTGCGCCGTTACGCCGGCAGCGGTTCAATACGGTCCGGCGGGTAGTCCGGAATATTGGAGTATCCATACCCATGTTTATCTGTTTTCGGCTGCTTCTGGTGCCATTGCCTTTACTGACGGCGATCTGGGCCGGGCAACATCAGCTGGGCCTGCTGCGCTGGCTGCTGCCTGCGGGCGAGGTGTGGCGTTGGGTACAGGCCGGGCTGGGCTTCCTGCTGTTTGACTACAGCTATTACTGGTGGCATCAGGCTACTCATTACTGGCCGGCTTTTTATCGGTTTCACAACATACACCACACGGATCTGGATATGGATGTGTCCACAGCCGTCCGGTTTCATTTTCTCGACATGATCGTCGGAACGGTTTTTCGGTCGCTGATTGTGCTGGGGTTTGGAATTGGTTTCTGGACAGCCCTGGTTTACGAAGGCGTTTTTGAACTGGCTACCCAGTTTCATCATTCAAACACCCGTCTGCCCAAACGCGTTGAGCAATGGTTAAATTACCTTGTCGTGACGCCCCGAATGCACGGTATCCATCATTCCATTGTGCGCGATGAATTCAATTCCAACTGGGGAACCGTTCTGTCCATCTGGGATCGACTGCATGGCACGCATCGGATGGATATTCCACAAAGCGCGGTAGACATCGGGGTGCCTGCCTACCGCGACGAGCGTGAACTGACCTTTAGCCAATTGTTAAAAATGCCGTTCGGGCCGCAGCGCGACTGGCAACTGCCGTCCGGCGAGCGGCCCGAAACCCGCAACTGACGAGCTGGCTTTTTATGCTTTCTTACGTTCTTCGCGTCGTTCCTGACGGGCTTCTTTACGTTCCTCGCGCCGTTTCTGCCGCTCCTCCCGGCGTTCTTCGCGCTTCTCTTTACGTTCGGCTTTACGCCCAGCGCGTTTAGCCTTATAATCGTCCTTGAAGTTTTTCAGCGCGTCCTGCAAGGTGATATTATTGTCGAACTCACCCCGGAACGCTTCAATGTACGCATTCCGTAAAACGCCAAAGATTGTTGGCCAGACGGCGGTTTTAACCTCCTCGACCGTACCGTAGATGGGAATGCGGGTGGCTACCTGGTCTTTCTTCTGGTTTTTGAGGATAGCCGTTCCGGCCTGAGCAACAAGCTCGGTAAAAAACTTGCCTACCGAGCGGTTCTCGTGCTCGTTGAGCTTAAAGATTTTCATACCCTTCGTCAACGGCTTAATGTACCCATTGAACTTGCCGTTCAGCATGGCCATTTCGCTATAAACGCTGACCGTGCCGCTCTCAAAATCAATGTTGCCGTATTCGCGGGCCAGTTCGTTTAGCTTTGTTAACTGCAGATTGCTAAATCGGAGATTGTAGTCAAAATCCGGCGTTACCTTCAGCAGGTTCATGTTGGCCGAGAAGTTCATCGTACCGCCGTAGCCTGGCACGTCGCCCGACGCGATTACTGGCGAGGGAAGCTTGTTGTTCTTGTCGTCTACGTTGCCAATATTCCGGATTTCGGCCTGGAAACTCTGGATTGACAAATCGGCCCGGGGCTGCGTAATTAAGCTGGTGAGGTCAACCCTGCCCTCATAAACGGCAAAGCGGTTAATGCTGATGGGCAGCAGCTTTTTCAGGTAAGTAGTCCAGTCAACTTCGGCCCCGGTCTGGCTGGATGCTTCGTCCTCGCTAAAGGCAAAGTTGATTTCGGGCTGGTACGTTTCTACTTCGGATACCAATCGGCCCTTGAATAAGGATTTCCACTCGACAGACAGGTCTGTTTTGGGAATATAAAGAAATGGCTCCTTGATTTTCCCATTCACCTTACGGATGCGCAAGTCATCAATCTGGTAGGCTCCCCGGAGCAGGGCAATATCAATATCTTCAACATGACCCGTATAGCCGCCCATGTCGGCCAGCGTCTTGTTGACGTACCGCAAAACAAAATAGGGCAGTAAAAGCCGGGCAATAACCAGCAAAACAACGAGTGCAATTAGGATCTTGGCCGTGCGTTTCAAAATAATTAAAAAATGGTTGACGCTCTATAAACTCACAGACAGGCCCCTATGGTTTTGAATCGCACGCTATAAGCTCATATAAACCCGTTTAGAAAGCTACCGGCCATTGGGCGCAAACCTGCGGCCATCGAGGGTTGTGTACTTAAAATCGGTAGAGCCGTTAAAGCGAACTTCATCGAAATTCGTGCCTTGGGGGAAGTGCGTGTATTTGAAATCCGCATTACCCGAAAAGCGGGCCTGCCGAAAATCAGTCCCTTCATCGAACTTCGTGTATTTGAAATCGGCCGTACGCTCAAAGGCTACTTTCTGGAAGGCTGATTCCTCATCGAATTTGGTGTACTTAAAATCGGCATAGCCCTGGAAGGTCGAGCCGCTGAAGTCGGCCGCGTTGCGGAATTTTGCGTATTTGAAGAGAGCGTCGTCGCGAAACGTATTCCCGGTAAAGAGGGCGCGCTGGCTAAAAGTCGAATATTTAAAAGCCGCGTCATCAGCAAACTGGCAGTTTTCAATCGTTACCGCTTCCCGAAAATCAGCATTATACACTTTGCTGCTGGCTTTCATGGGCCGGTTTTCTTCCGTCCGATAGGCCAGAACCTTACCCTGGAATTGACAATTCCGGAAAGTCAGTGGGGCTTCGACAGTGCTCAGGTATTCCTCCGACTCACCCCGCCAGTTGCCTTCACGTCTTTCCCGGCGATTGGCCAGATTGGTCAGGTCAAGATCGCCCGTAATCGTTACGTTCTGATACGTAACGGGTTCCTTTCGGTTAATTTTTGCAATGATTTCCCGGGCGTCAACCGTTTGCTGTGCCAGCGTTGGCGCCAGAGCGGTCAGGAAAAGCAGGAGAGACGTAAGCATCTTTTTCATAAAGAATCCTGGGCTGTGTTTAGGGAAAGATGCAAACTGACCGTTGGAGATTGCGTCTGGGTAAATAAAAACGCCAGACCTAATTCCAGGCCCGGCGTTTTTGGCGTTGTCATGACTGTGCTTATGGATTAGTCCAGCCACATTACCTTATCGTATGCCACTTCGTAGTCCATCTCTTCGAGCGGGATCAACTCTATAAACTGGCCGGTTTCGTTCAGGCGTAGCGCGTTCCAGCGCCCCGACGCGTCGCGGAGCAGCAGTCGGTAGCCATACAGCGGATGGAGCGTAGCGCCGTCGGTACGGTGGTCCCAGCCCGTTTGCAGCTCTATGGCGAACGCAATCCGTTCCAGCACCTCGTTCATCTGTCCTACCAGGCTGTCGGCACCGTCTAACTCTTCAATCCATAATACTAATCCGTCAGTACCCCAGTCAAAATGAAGCTCGCTGGGCGTAAGGCTGATGATGGAAGCGTTCATAATCGTTGGTTTAATGATGAAAGTTCTCAGGTCTGCCGTTCTCGAGGGGAACAAATAGCGAACCTCAAACTAAATCAGGCGCTCAGGCTCCAAGCCGATGTTGCCAGAGGAGCAACATCCTGCTGTTCTTCGCGCCATTTGCGCAGCCAGAAGCGGTACTTTTTACGACCGTACTCAATGAAATTCGGAATCGACGTAGCGTCAACGGCAAATAGCCGATGAGGGCGTTGTTTCATAACGCCGACAAAGACAAACCGAAACTGCCGCGTTGTGGCCCACTCGCCAGGCCTACCGCCCGGCGTATCGGCGTAGCGAAGGCTGTCGAGGTAAAAAGCAGCCTGCCGGTCATAATCGTAAGTATAGCACGACTCCAGAAACTGCGCCTGGGTGCGGGCCGAGGTCGTCTTTACGTCTATAATTAGCGCATTCCGGCGTTTGGGGCTGGTGTAGACCATATCCAGACGGGCTTTACAGGCTATGCCCGTCGTAGGGTCGGTGAAGAGCACAACCCGCTCACGTTCCGACAGACGCAGATACCGCCGACAGAAAGCATCCTGCCGGATAGTCCGCATCAGCGTATTAAGCTGCTCAGTTTGTTTCGGAGCTAGTACGTTAGCGTCGGGCGTCATATCGGGCAGCAGCTGTTCGAGGACGGTTCCGATGGTTTCGGGCTCAAGCAGGTGCTGGTGAAACGCCCGCCCAAAAACCTTTGCTTTTTCGGGAATGAACCGCGCCGACGGCACCGACCAATAGCCCAGATGCTCCTCTTTCAACCGTGTCAGATCCGAGTTTGACACGCGCGGTAAGGCGCGGTAATCCTCGCTAGGGTCAATGAGCGGCTGAGGAGAGGAAATTATTCGTTGCGAAATCATAAGAAGGAAGTGTGGAGACGACGGAGACGAAACTCCGAGAGTTTCGTCTCCGTCGTCTGGTTTACATCTGGCCCGTTGTCAGCAACTCGGGTTCGTCGGTTGCGAGAGCAAATGGGTTGTAATAATTCATGGCCGTTTTGATGTTGGCAATGTCGGTGAGCGTTTCCTGCCGGAAGACTTTTACGTCCTGGGCAAACTGCTTCAACTCCTTGGTTTGCTCAACATCGGCCATTTTGTACGAAAAATTAGCAATGTAATAAACCCCCTTCGGCTGAATCTTCGTGTTCTCTTTCTTCTCAGCAATGGCCGTAATCACAACGTCGGCCAGCGTTAGGTCATCGTAGTAAAGCGGCTCGATCAGCCGGAAAATATTGTCGACCGAATAACCGTGGAAAAGCACGGCAGAGACGCAGTTTTTTTCATCAATAAAAAAAATCTCCGCCCAGTTTTTGGTGCCCATGTTCAGGATATTGTCCGTGAAAATCCGCCAGGCAATGGGCTGGAATGTCAGCGTGCGGCCGAGTTTTTCCGTGCCGTTGATGTTGAACACACCTTCCTTGGCATCGAACCGGTACTGGCGAGGGTGCCCCTCCAGATACTTATACTTATTTACCACCTCACCCGTCAGTTCGTGAACTTTTTGATACGGTTTCAGAGCGCTGTCGCTTTGAATTGTGGAAAGTTGGCTTTTGTTTTGTGTGTTCATTAGTATTTGTTGTTTACTGTTCAAGCAGGGGACCCGTTTTGCGGTCCCTTTTGCCTTTTTAAAGGGTCGTGTTTACTGGTTTAAAATTACACAGTTTCGCGTAAAAACCAAACCCGTTTTCTCATTATTCCCGATTATTTTTACTCAGTTTTGTGTAAAAATGGGGTAGGGTAAGCCGAGTTGTCATTTCCTGTGTCCAGTAATCCTGAGTCTTTGCCCTAAGCTCTTTGCTCCTGGCTTTATGACTATAGAAATCCGCCTTCAGCAGTTAATTGACGCCTTGAACGTAAGTGTCCTTGAATTTGCCCGGCAATTGGGCGAACATCGGGGCGAAAAGGTGTATCACATCCTCCACGGTCGTCTGAAACCCCGTTACGACACGCTCGAAAAGATACTGACGGCCTATCCG is from Spirosoma taeanense and encodes:
- a CDS encoding O-antigen ligase domain-containing protein codes for the protein MNLRVEYLPVPTGREVKLAVIGTAAAILVGAFVAVGKVAALAMLIVLPSALVVAGICFTNPMAGLMIYFNINFFVLGISRFLPDAPYGLSIDLMLVLIFIGIFFSVRRTGERRLHHPVFYLVLVWFMYTILLFFNTRAPSQVAWFFAVRGLSLYWLMVVTAGLLLINDPKHLYWLVKCWLFWSVLGALWSFRQYYIGLLPGEQQWLNEVGYKTHLLFGKQFRAFSFYTDAGQFGASMAHVSLFAGIMVLESKTMLKRVLYLLLALICFWGFAIAGTRGPLFIIFVGGPIYLLLRRNVPLLITGLTVLTIAFSLLVFTRIGQGNYQILRMRSALNMEDPSLLIRINNQILLAGYMADKPFGGGVGSGGTGATGLRPIRSSGRSLWTAGT
- a CDS encoding lipopolysaccharide biosynthesis protein; translated protein: MDLSLQRLGKLIRRNAVVSLLGNGTSAALGLISLGLLARLMTKEEFGLWTLFLAFFTLFDVVRNGFILNGLIRHTATDTDNETSFRRWVGAAWQLSAMLTASLVVLLGLVLLALPQAVRLGWLSADSVNIGGGGAIGWFLLLAVVSMPASHSMWFWHARSRFAPIQLIRPGIQFLQLMLIGIGYWQFHELTSSWLYASYTIAYGTISVGTVLIRGSRLRDFFQGTSTERRALFQFGKFSTGTLLLSNLLRSSDTFLIAAWLGPAAVTLYTVPQRLLELVEMPTRSIVITAIPQLAALHQQQKLAHFADEFHRFAGQLWIALLPIALGGFIFAEPLVRLLGGEGFGDSVMVLRFFMIYAALVPLERYSGVGLDALGHPHRNLQKVILMLIVNIVGDVIALYLFKSVASVAFVSIATFLVGLLMGFRMMKPYAAVSLPTAMRVGLQQGGQLVNRVRHEFAR
- a CDS encoding GumC family protein, whose protein sequence is MNITTLLRLLKRNLIWLLALPLITAVTVYVLTMNMAGQYESKATLYTGLASSYSIRSDEKGKLDFYAIANALDNIVTTLEAPNTLAQVGRRLLAQHLLLQKPDPMVLSAKGFKELQETVGDSLRRLIVVPGSVDSTTKRIENLIRQPGASGLADLLEASGSKYSADGIGDNLIAKRAGTMTDIISLAYKSDDPAVTQQTLNLLVDVFTNRYMDSKSTETRSVVQFYENKTREAANKLQAAEAKLQSFGSSNEIVNYDEQAKAAASGKSTLEMDYQREQMRNRGARAGVATLEKRLKERSSFLLTSGELRAKRDELSTASERLANAEVTGQPRKVIDVLQARVNSLSEDLKNIAQKYYSEGNSSDALPQESVMSEWLSKVLEYDESTARLEVYQKHLNDYDASIQKLAPLGPQLIHLRREVDVAEKEYMSVLNGLNMAKLQQKNVEMAGPINMIDKPDYPQKSSNVTRWLIVIGSFVGMLFLVILMLSLRTWMNNRIQNPERAEQITGLSLAAAFPLIHGRFVNRLRSMKHSMIEQLRSAVVVELSQQSRPQPHLITILSTRPAQGKTWVGNALSAKFAMAGHRVAYLYPEGSALIPDETATPGLSRVQVIPYAVQDDFVDTQRAESLIEGHSDLIPTDYDYIFLELPSLMETAIPAHLAVQSSVSLVVIDAQSVWTKTDQSLTDLYRRASHNGCVLGVLNRIDMVLVDALPATETSLHRPALPPAPSSTAVVKSA
- a CDS encoding TolC family protein, which produces MAISREVQAQNKVSGSEKATATQPGAAAEPLGDTLYFDLQRSLADQLVPFDSLVQIGVRNAPSLKEDDASIEGRLERYRFTRTVVLQYVYPFANYQTGNQTLLAAGTLNNYDQYQLTNGYRAGLHIQIPVAELFGRKHRMREAYSEYRGAIARREVTRQQFRRELIRLYQGMLTAQKILQIRIRDEQATLVAFRVAELDFQNGKGNPADFARASNLYAQAQAGVAEQRGSFSQYFYELETLVGVPLSELKR